In Archocentrus centrarchus isolate MPI-CPG fArcCen1 chromosome 16, fArcCen1, whole genome shotgun sequence, a single window of DNA contains:
- the ttk gene encoding dual specificity protein kinase Ttk — translation MEEEEHTDRKQKLAMLYQKINKIKKCLNEDDTDNINQVIGSNLPESCLSYLMDLEKKGDPHLDSNHLTRLIDFYTRVFSNMPLGKHCHNESYAKMLVRFAELKAIQDINEAEANFNVARSHSQNFAFVHIAHAQFELSQGNTKRGIYILQNAIEVGAKPKEQLVAALRSIQTGKPQLQCSEDKENVLVPNSNVQDSVKKVSELQKVSRMSDGTGDLLLSSIFVSGRDSLGGASDDQLPGWRTGSHRKRATGMPARVPIVPFSIPEKDDDYNNGKASKGSDASIPASLSRQTSGSNVNPIFGLSSSKNSAADWDSVYVQPPALSPEKCLWEDQAAVDSTTTLLQNHGTKDASKIQDVTLSFDQIVNSKSPESCWTCLTNLEKRGNPHTDINLLNKLKDCYAKVFSRLPIRQYSKNTAYARILVRYAELKGIEDPDEAEDYFVVARSNCKAFAFVHIAHAQFEVSQGNLLKGTSILHKAQALNVKPPELLEMAIRNLKAGEKQLLPTSEEAPPTDMKTPVMSVCGGIQEVQLPARVPVNRSVERPKPASKEPLSDWKIPTSINRHVSPEDKRTTPPEPRPIPRLPESFLTPSLQFSSKVDSVYQTPNNYRNPAANSFITPVVKRGPEVSSSAAAAHRAGPAQQPCIPLNQTLCAQTPQASISALSNESITIKGKQFFILKMIGRGGSSKVYQVLDHKKQLYAVKYVNLEEADAQTIESYKNEIEHLNHLQQYSDQIIKLYDYEITNSYIYMLMECGNLDLNTWLRNRKTVNPLERKFYWKNMLEAVHTIHKHGIVHSDLKPANFVIVNASLKLIDFGIANRIQPDVTSIMKDSQVGTLNYMPPEAIKDTSSQTGKARSKISPKGDVWSLGCILYCMTYGKTPFQSITNQISKLHAIIDPSHEIEFPDISEKDLLDVLKRCLVRNPRDRISIPELLEHPYLQLKPQASPEPENPSNNDLKRILTDLAALQSPNSIIRAANNLAKMCSSGRKLDVAECAKPSS, via the exons atggaggaagaggagcataCAGACAGAAAGCAGAAGCTTGCCATGCTTTATCAAAAGATTAACAAAATCAAGAAGTGTCTCAATGAAG ATGACACAGACAATATTAACCAAGTCATTGGCTCAAACTTGCCTGAATCATGCCTGTCATATTTGATGGACCTGGAGAAGAAGGGGGACCCTCACTTGGATAGTAATCATCTCACCAGGCTCATTGACTTTTATACCAGAGTGTTCTCCAACATGCCACTGGGAAAACACTGTCACAATGAGAGCTATGCAAAGATGTTGGTCAGATTTGCAGAGCTGAAAGC aaTTCAAGATATCAATGAGGCAGAGGCTAACTTCAATGTGGCGAGATCTCACAGCCAGAATTTTGCATTTGTCCACATTGCACATGCACAGTTTGAGCTTTCTCAAG GCAACACAAAGAGAGGCATCTACATATTGCAGAATGCTATTGAAGTGGGTGCTAAACCAAAAGAACAGCTGGTGGCTGCCTTGCGGAGCATTCAGACTGGAAAACCACAACTCCAGTGCTCAGAGGATAAGGAAAATGTACTAG TACCCAACAGTAATGTGCAGGACTCTGTCAAAAAAGTCTCAGAGTTACAAAAAGTAAGCAGAATGTCAGATGGGACAGGTGACTTGCTGCTCTCGAGTATTTTTGTTTCGGG GAGGGATTCCCTTGGTGGAGCATCAGATGACCAACTACCAGGTTGGAGGACAGGATCTCACCGCAAGAGAGCAACTGGAATG CCAGCAAGAGTTCCCATAGTACCTTTCTCAATCCCAGAAAAGGATGATGACTACAATAATGGGAAGGCCTCCAAAGGAAGTGATGCATCCATCCCCGCGAGTTTGTCCAg GCAAACATCTGGTTCAAATGTGAACCCAATATTTGGGCTATCCTCCTCAAAGAACAGTGCTGCAGATTGGGATTCAGTCTATGTTCAA CCACCAGCTCTCAGTCCAGAGAAATGCCTCTGGGAGGACCAGGCAGCTGTAGACTCAACCACAACTCTCCTTCAAAACCATGGCACAAAGGACGCCTCAAAAATTCAAG ATGTAACTTTGAGTTTTGATCAAATCGTCAATTCCAAGTCTCCTGAGTCATGCTGGACATGCCTTACCAACCTGGAGAAGAGAGGCAACCCTCACACAGACATCAACCTTCTTAATAAGCTCAAGGACTGTTATGCTAAAGTCTTCTCCAGGCTGCCAATCAGACAGTACAGCAAAAACACTGCCTACGCCAGAATACTAGTCCGATATGCAGAACTAAAGGG gaTTGAAGATCCAGATGAAGCAGAGGACTACTTCGTAGTTGCAAGATCCAACTGCAAAGCCTTTGCCTTTGTCCACATTGCACATGCCCAGTTTGAGGTCTCTCAAG GTAATCTCCTCAAAGGAACATCAATTCTGCACAAAGCTCAGGCATTAAATGTGAAGCCACCTGAGCTCCTGGAGATGGCCATACGTAACCTTAAAGCTGGAGAAAAACAACTACTGCCCACCAGTGAGGAGGCTCCTCCCACAG ATATGAAAACTCCAgtaatgtctgtgtgtgggggAATCCAGGAAGTGCAGCTTCCTGCTCGCGTCCCTGTGAATCGTTCAGTAGAACGGCCTAAACCTGCCAGCAAGGAGCCCTTATCAGACTGGAAGATCCCAACTTCCATCAACCGGCATGTTTCTCCAGAG gatAAACGGACTACGCCTCCTGAACCCAGACCCATTCCTCGTCTGCCAGAGTCTTTCCTTACGCCATCCCTCCAATTTTCATCCAAAGTTGATTCGGTCTACCAAACACCTAACAACTACAGAAATCCAGCTGCTAACAG TTTTATTACTCCTGTTGTAAAGAGAGGCCCCGAGGTGTCTtcctctgctgcagcagcacacagagCTGGGCCTGCTCAGCAGCCATGCATACCTCTAAATCAAACGCTGTGTGCCCAGACACCACAG GCTTCTATTAGTGCATTGTCCAATGAGTCCATTACCATTAAGGGGAAGCAGTTCTTCATTCTGAAGATGATTGGACGTGGTGGATCAAGCAAG gtCTACCAGGTGCTCGACCATAAAAAGCAGCTGTATGCAGTGAAATATGTCAACCTGGAGGAGGCTGATGCTCAGACAATAGAGAGTTACAAAAATGAAATTGAACATCTGAACCACTTGCAGCAGTACAGCGACCAAATTATAAAGCTCTATGACTA tgaaATAACCAACAGCTATATCTACATGCTGATGGAGTGTGGAAACTTGGATCTGAACACTTGGTTGCGAAACCGCAAAACTGTGAACCCTCTAGAGAGGAAGTTCTACTGGAAGAACATGCTGGAGGCCGTCCATACCATCCACAAACACG GAATTGTTCACAGTGACTTGAAGCCAGCTAACTTTGTCATAGTGAATGCTTCGCTGAAATTGATCGACTTTGGCATTGCAAACAGAATCCAACCAGATGTAACGAGCATTATGAAGGATTCACAA GTAGGAACTCTAAACTATATGCCCCCTGAAGCCATCAAAGACACGTCATCCCAGACAGGAAAAGCACGCTCAAAG ATCAGCCCCAAAGGTGATGTATGGTCACTCGGATGCATCCTGTACTGTATGACTTACGGGAAGACTCCATTCCAAAGTATCACCAATCAGATCAGCAAGCTGCATGCCATCATCGATCCCTCTCATGAGATAGAGTTTCCTGACATCTCGGAGAAGGATTTGCTGGATGTGTTGAAG agatGCTTGGTACGAAACCCCAGAGATAGAATCTCTATTCCAGAGTTGCTGGAGCATCCATACCTGCAGCTCAAGCCGCAAGCATCACCAGAACCAG aaaatccTTCTAACAATGATCTTAAGAGGATCCTGACAGACCTCGCAGCCCTCCAGTCTCCAAACAGCATCATCCGAGCAGCTAAC AATTTGGCAAAAATGTGCAGCAGTGGCAGGAAGCTGGATGTTGCAGAGTGTGCAAAGCCATCATCTTAA
- the ebag9 gene encoding receptor-binding cancer antigen expressed on SiSo cells, protein MAISQFRLFKICTCLASFLSFFKRLICRTGRGRKLSGDQITLPTTVDFSSSVPKQPEVEEWSSWDEEAPTSIKIEGGNGSVSPPPNDVDEEPDYFKDMAPTIRKTQKIVLKKREPLNYLVPDGSAGFSSRLAASQDMMTFIPPSAELGEMDNWQEDTNAWEDESDAAWEAEEVLRQQKIAEREKRFMEQQRKKMEKEAQRMMKKEQKIAVKLS, encoded by the exons ATGGCCATCTCTCAGTTCCGTCTATTCAAGATCTGCACATGCCTAgccagctttctttctttctttaaacgATTAATATGCAG GACTGGAAGGGGCCGCAAGCTCAGTGGTGATCAAATAACCCTCCCGACAACAGTGGATTTTTCATCATCTGTACCAAAACAG CCAGAGGTTGAAGAATGGAGCTCTTGGGATGAAGAGGCTCCTACAAGTATTAAGATTGAAGGTGGTAACGGCAGCGTTTCCCCTCCACCCAATGATGTCGATGAAGAGCCTGACTACTTTAAAGACATGGCTCCCACCATCAGGAAAACACAGAAG ATTGTGTTGAAGAAAAGGGAGCCTTTGAACTACCTGGTTCCTGATGGCTCAGCAGGATTCTCCAGCAGACTGGCAGCCTCTCAGGATATGATGACTTTCATTCCCCCCTCA GCTGAACTGGGTGAAATGGACAACTGGCAGGAGGACACAAATGCCTGGGAGGATGAGTCTGATGCTGCCtgggaggcagaggaggtgCTCAG acaacagaagattgctGAGAGAGAGAAGCGCTTCATGGAGCAGCAAAGGaaaaagatggagaaagaagCTCAGAGGATGATGAAGAAGGAGCAGAAGATTGCCGTCAAGCTCTCATAA
- the sybu gene encoding syntabulin isoform X1, translating into MGPFQEYEENKSPQKGSPRSRIPRLVLHPFRPKDKGSPLSDSPFSEEEGKECDISSEHSKRTISTNSFCSDDTGCPTSQSVSPSKTPSGSEQSAHGSPILPERKTKVKRVRMMAEWSGEARTLRHKREQRSAMKARGSEADFSSSSSTGSLKTREGLHSSSAGKKAPSRSHSTHIRPLPVFKPAGSPAANRDAELYAPYRTPPRAASSTNSSSCTSSPTARRSGLGRYHSCGDNHGIRPPNPEQYLTPLQQKEVAIRHLKTKLLESENRVRDRETEIEELKAQLSRMREDWIEEECHRVEAQLSLKEARKEIKQLRQVVETMKSSLMEKDKGIQKYFIDINIQNRKLESLLQSMELAQSGANLQDENSLDFMYDSPDGSRKKMVGDEEGAMELGDQGAEAMADSGLLANDEMANRADILEKVFMSTAVDFSQDSSSKLRASAESGPGVSALSEERLSNDQSATPQLPLPDAAVASSTPPQQNADDKEVQTDITPMSADLQALLSQLLKFHGVAAGDAALSAPGNLLVIPNLPASTCTATKQPDPAPSRTSTLPESPDTSADSGTCCSEPSESRRFMEELDFTVGEEEPHLSPGLDVVGKRYWSNSFLVDLFAVAAPVLPTVAWLYSRHGVDGSAPVYNIAALIRGCCIMGLHSLRHITHRPDA; encoded by the exons ATGGGACCATTCCAAGAATATGAG GAAAACAAATCACCACAGAAAGGGAGCCCCCGCAGCCGCATCCCACGTCTGGTCCTCCATCCTTTCCGACCAAAAGACAAGGGATCACCTCTGTCTGATTCCCCTTTTTCAGAGGAGGAGGGCAAGGAGTGTGACATCAGCTCTGAGCACTCCAAGAGGACCATCAGCACCAACAGTTTTTGTTCTG ATGACACCGGCTGCCCCACTAGTCAGTCTGTGTCCCCCTCCAAAACCCCGTCAGGCTCAGAGCAGAGTGCCCACGGATCGCCAATACTTCCAGAACGCAAGACCAAAGTGAAGAGGGTGAGGATGATGGCCGAGTGGAGTGGTGAAGCACGCACGCTGAGGCACAAGAGAGAGCAGAGGTCGGCCATGAAAGCCAGAG GTAGCGAGGCAGACTTCAGCTCTTCCAGCAGCACAGGCAGCCTGAAGACCAGGGAGGGCCTTCATTCCAGTTCAGCTGGAAAGAAAGCTCCTTCCCGCAG TCACAGCACTCACATCAGGCCACTTCCGGTGTTCAAACCAGCCGGGAGTCCAGCAGCCAACAGAGATGCAGAACTCTATGCTCCCTATAGGACTCCTCCCAGAGCTGCCTCTtcaaccaacagcagcagctgcacctcCAGCCCTACTGCCAG AAGGTCGGGTCTGGGCCGCTACCACTCATGTGGCGACAACCATGGAATCAGACCCCCAAACCCTGAGCAGTACCTCACCCCTCTGCAACAGAAGGAAGTGGCTATCAGACACCTGAAGACCAAACTGCTGGAGTCTGAGAATAGAGTTCGTGACAG AGAGACGGAGATTGAGGAGCTTAAGGCCCAGCTTAGCAGAATGAGGGAGGACTGGATTGAAGAGGAATGTCACCGGGTGGAGGCTCAGCTGTCCCTCAAAGAAGCGCGCAAAGAGATAAAACAGCTGCGTCAGGTGGTGGAAACCATGAAGAGCAGCCTGATGGAGAAGGATAAAGGAATACAGAAATACTTCATTGACATCAACATCCAAAACAGGAAGTTGGAGTCGCTCCTGCAAAGCATGGAGCTTGCCCAGAGTGGTGCCAACCTTCAAGATGAAAACAGCCTGGACTTTATGTACGACAGCCCTGATGGCAGCAGGAAGAAGATGGTGGGGGACGAGGAGGGTGCAATGGAGTTGGGAGACCAAGGAGCAGAGGCAATGGCAGACAGCGGGCTGCTGGCAAATGATGAGATGGCAAACAGAGCGGACATTTTGGAGAAAGTCTTCATGTCCACTGCAGTGGATTTCAGTCAGGACTCTAGTAGCAAGCTGAGGGCCAGTGCAGAGTCTGGGCCCGGGGTGTCTGCACTGTCAGAAGAGAGACTGTCAAATGATCAATCTGCTACACCCCAGCTCCCTCTACCAGATGCAGCTGTCGCCTCCAGCACACCTCCGCAGCAGAACGCAGACGACAAAGAAGTCCAAACCGACATAACACCCATGTCTGCAGACCTGCAGGCTCTGCTCTCTCAGCTTCTTAAGTTCCATGGAGTCGCAGCAGGAGATGCAGCTTTATCAGCCCCAGGTAATCTTCTAGTGATCCCAAACCTACCTGCCTCCACTTGCACCGCCACCAAACAGCCTGACCCGGCACCTTCCCGAACCAGCACGCTTCCAGAGAGCCCCGACACCTCTGCTGATTCTGGCACATGTTGCTCGGAGCCTTCAGAGAGCAGACGATtcatggaggagctggacttcaCTGTTGGTGAGGAGGAGCCTCATCTGTCACCAGGACTGGATGTGGTTGGCAAGCGTTACTGGAGCAACAGCTTCCTGGTGGATCTGTTTGCGGTAGCAGCACCAGTGTTGCCCACAGTGGCTTGGCTGTACTCGCGGCACGGTGTAGATGGAAGCGCTCCGGTGTACAACATTGCTGCCCTGATCAGAGGCTGCTGCATCATGGGATTGCACTCGCTTCGTCACATCACTCACAGGCCTGATGCGTAA
- the sybu gene encoding syntabulin isoform X2, with the protein MGPFQEYEENKSPQKGSPRSRIPRLVLHPFRPKDKGSPLSDSPFSEEEGKECDISSEHSKRTISTNSFCSGSEQSAHGSPILPERKTKVKRVRMMAEWSGEARTLRHKREQRSAMKARGSEADFSSSSSTGSLKTREGLHSSSAGKKAPSRSHSTHIRPLPVFKPAGSPAANRDAELYAPYRTPPRAASSTNSSSCTSSPTARRSGLGRYHSCGDNHGIRPPNPEQYLTPLQQKEVAIRHLKTKLLESENRVRDRETEIEELKAQLSRMREDWIEEECHRVEAQLSLKEARKEIKQLRQVVETMKSSLMEKDKGIQKYFIDINIQNRKLESLLQSMELAQSGANLQDENSLDFMYDSPDGSRKKMVGDEEGAMELGDQGAEAMADSGLLANDEMANRADILEKVFMSTAVDFSQDSSSKLRASAESGPGVSALSEERLSNDQSATPQLPLPDAAVASSTPPQQNADDKEVQTDITPMSADLQALLSQLLKFHGVAAGDAALSAPGNLLVIPNLPASTCTATKQPDPAPSRTSTLPESPDTSADSGTCCSEPSESRRFMEELDFTVGEEEPHLSPGLDVVGKRYWSNSFLVDLFAVAAPVLPTVAWLYSRHGVDGSAPVYNIAALIRGCCIMGLHSLRHITHRPDA; encoded by the exons ATGGGACCATTCCAAGAATATGAG GAAAACAAATCACCACAGAAAGGGAGCCCCCGCAGCCGCATCCCACGTCTGGTCCTCCATCCTTTCCGACCAAAAGACAAGGGATCACCTCTGTCTGATTCCCCTTTTTCAGAGGAGGAGGGCAAGGAGTGTGACATCAGCTCTGAGCACTCCAAGAGGACCATCAGCACCAACAGTTTTTGTTCTG GCTCAGAGCAGAGTGCCCACGGATCGCCAATACTTCCAGAACGCAAGACCAAAGTGAAGAGGGTGAGGATGATGGCCGAGTGGAGTGGTGAAGCACGCACGCTGAGGCACAAGAGAGAGCAGAGGTCGGCCATGAAAGCCAGAG GTAGCGAGGCAGACTTCAGCTCTTCCAGCAGCACAGGCAGCCTGAAGACCAGGGAGGGCCTTCATTCCAGTTCAGCTGGAAAGAAAGCTCCTTCCCGCAG TCACAGCACTCACATCAGGCCACTTCCGGTGTTCAAACCAGCCGGGAGTCCAGCAGCCAACAGAGATGCAGAACTCTATGCTCCCTATAGGACTCCTCCCAGAGCTGCCTCTtcaaccaacagcagcagctgcacctcCAGCCCTACTGCCAG AAGGTCGGGTCTGGGCCGCTACCACTCATGTGGCGACAACCATGGAATCAGACCCCCAAACCCTGAGCAGTACCTCACCCCTCTGCAACAGAAGGAAGTGGCTATCAGACACCTGAAGACCAAACTGCTGGAGTCTGAGAATAGAGTTCGTGACAG AGAGACGGAGATTGAGGAGCTTAAGGCCCAGCTTAGCAGAATGAGGGAGGACTGGATTGAAGAGGAATGTCACCGGGTGGAGGCTCAGCTGTCCCTCAAAGAAGCGCGCAAAGAGATAAAACAGCTGCGTCAGGTGGTGGAAACCATGAAGAGCAGCCTGATGGAGAAGGATAAAGGAATACAGAAATACTTCATTGACATCAACATCCAAAACAGGAAGTTGGAGTCGCTCCTGCAAAGCATGGAGCTTGCCCAGAGTGGTGCCAACCTTCAAGATGAAAACAGCCTGGACTTTATGTACGACAGCCCTGATGGCAGCAGGAAGAAGATGGTGGGGGACGAGGAGGGTGCAATGGAGTTGGGAGACCAAGGAGCAGAGGCAATGGCAGACAGCGGGCTGCTGGCAAATGATGAGATGGCAAACAGAGCGGACATTTTGGAGAAAGTCTTCATGTCCACTGCAGTGGATTTCAGTCAGGACTCTAGTAGCAAGCTGAGGGCCAGTGCAGAGTCTGGGCCCGGGGTGTCTGCACTGTCAGAAGAGAGACTGTCAAATGATCAATCTGCTACACCCCAGCTCCCTCTACCAGATGCAGCTGTCGCCTCCAGCACACCTCCGCAGCAGAACGCAGACGACAAAGAAGTCCAAACCGACATAACACCCATGTCTGCAGACCTGCAGGCTCTGCTCTCTCAGCTTCTTAAGTTCCATGGAGTCGCAGCAGGAGATGCAGCTTTATCAGCCCCAGGTAATCTTCTAGTGATCCCAAACCTACCTGCCTCCACTTGCACCGCCACCAAACAGCCTGACCCGGCACCTTCCCGAACCAGCACGCTTCCAGAGAGCCCCGACACCTCTGCTGATTCTGGCACATGTTGCTCGGAGCCTTCAGAGAGCAGACGATtcatggaggagctggacttcaCTGTTGGTGAGGAGGAGCCTCATCTGTCACCAGGACTGGATGTGGTTGGCAAGCGTTACTGGAGCAACAGCTTCCTGGTGGATCTGTTTGCGGTAGCAGCACCAGTGTTGCCCACAGTGGCTTGGCTGTACTCGCGGCACGGTGTAGATGGAAGCGCTCCGGTGTACAACATTGCTGCCCTGATCAGAGGCTGCTGCATCATGGGATTGCACTCGCTTCGTCACATCACTCACAGGCCTGATGCGTAA